One Solibacillus isronensis DNA segment encodes these proteins:
- a CDS encoding NAD-dependent epimerase/dehydratase family protein, which yields MQTVQQLEEFMTKPSAALVEDIKKIDGDILILGIAGKMGPTLAKMAKRAAEEAGIEKRIIGVARFSNKEMKEELESAGIETITCDLMDEEQLAQLPDIPNIIFMAGNKFGTVNNEHFTWAMNTYVPGRVADKFKNSNIVVFSSGNIYPFTPVTAGNCGEDVTPVPVGEYAMSTLGRERIFTNFSNRFHTKMLMFRLNYAIDLRYGVLLEVAKSVYNNEPVDVTMGSVNVIWQGDANEYAIRSLIHCESPVKILNVTGPETLSVRWLAKEFAKRFNKEAIIIGVEQETALLNTAAHAHKLFGYPRVSIEQMLDMVANWVELDGATLNKPTHFQERKGAF from the coding sequence ATGCAAACGGTACAACAATTAGAAGAATTTATGACAAAACCTTCTGCTGCATTAGTAGAGGATATAAAAAAAATTGATGGTGATATTTTGATTTTAGGAATTGCAGGAAAGATGGGTCCTACTTTAGCAAAAATGGCGAAGCGTGCTGCTGAAGAAGCGGGGATCGAGAAACGGATCATCGGTGTGGCCAGATTTTCAAATAAAGAAATGAAAGAAGAGCTGGAATCTGCAGGGATTGAAACAATTACTTGTGATTTAATGGATGAAGAGCAACTCGCTCAGTTACCGGATATACCGAATATCATTTTCATGGCGGGAAATAAATTCGGTACAGTTAATAACGAACACTTCACATGGGCGATGAATACATACGTACCAGGTCGTGTGGCAGATAAATTTAAAAACTCAAATATCGTCGTATTTTCTTCAGGCAATATTTATCCATTTACTCCTGTAACAGCGGGCAATTGCGGAGAAGATGTAACACCGGTTCCCGTTGGTGAATATGCAATGTCCACATTAGGAAGAGAACGTATTTTTACGAATTTCTCCAATCGCTTTCATACAAAAATGCTTATGTTCCGTTTAAATTATGCGATTGATTTACGATACGGGGTTTTATTGGAAGTTGCAAAATCCGTCTACAATAATGAGCCGGTTGATGTCACGATGGGCAGTGTCAATGTCATCTGGCAAGGGGATGCAAACGAATACGCGATTCGCTCGCTAATACATTGCGAATCACCTGTAAAAATTCTGAATGTAACAGGGCCGGAAACATTGTCTGTTCGCTGGCTGGCGAAGGAGTTTGCAAAACGCTTTAATAAGGAAGCTATAATTATAGGGGTGGAACAGGAAACAGCATTATTAAATACAGCGGCCCATGCCCATAAATTATTTGGCTATCCCCGTGTATCCATTGAGCAAATGCTTGATATGGTTGCAAATTGGGTGGAATTAGATGGTGCCACATTAAATAAACCAACGCATTTCCAAGAGCGAAAAGGGGCGTTTTAA
- a CDS encoding ROK family protein, giving the protein MWILSADIGGTKLALALSKQEQPEKIIKQMEAKSPQQSESLFEAIISGFHKLLEDEDGGDVIKVAVGLPGILDLKQGLVVFQQNLPWRNFPLVQRLEMAFPKAQVFMETDMMTAANGEYKIRHFEKETFIYVTISTGIACCIIHEGKFLRGAGIPGEIGFSLTSAGAYFEEVCAGPGLLKKLQQHTNEEWTLQQFFDRYYENDERIVPLIHEWQQEIAQKIHSFILLVDPHVVVLGGGVMNHHPLIVGEISRLVDQYFSLPFFEHKKGRVQASLNKGNAGLIGAALL; this is encoded by the coding sequence ATGTGGATTTTAAGTGCTGATATCGGAGGGACAAAATTAGCACTTGCTTTATCGAAGCAAGAACAGCCTGAAAAAATAATAAAGCAAATGGAAGCAAAGAGTCCCCAGCAATCTGAATCATTATTTGAGGCCATTATTTCTGGTTTTCATAAGCTTCTGGAAGATGAAGATGGGGGGGACGTTATAAAAGTTGCGGTCGGTTTACCGGGAATATTAGATTTAAAACAAGGGCTTGTTGTATTTCAGCAAAACTTGCCATGGCGTAATTTTCCGCTCGTCCAAAGACTTGAAATGGCATTTCCGAAAGCTCAAGTTTTTATGGAAACAGATATGATGACAGCAGCAAATGGAGAATATAAAATCCGTCATTTTGAAAAAGAGACATTCATTTATGTCACGATCAGTACAGGAATTGCCTGCTGTATCATTCATGAAGGAAAGTTTTTAAGAGGTGCCGGAATTCCAGGAGAAATCGGTTTTTCGTTAACAAGCGCAGGGGCCTATTTTGAAGAAGTATGTGCTGGACCTGGTTTATTAAAGAAGTTACAGCAGCATACAAATGAAGAATGGACATTACAGCAATTTTTTGACCGCTACTATGAAAATGATGAACGTATTGTGCCGCTCATCCATGAATGGCAGCAAGAAATCGCTCAGAAAATTCATAGTTTCATCCTATTAGTAGATCCGCATGTTGTTGTACTAGGCGGAGGAGTTATGAATCATCATCCGCTAATTGTGGGTGAAATTTCCCGTTTAGTTGATCAGTATTTCAGCCTGCCATTCTTTGAACATAAAAAAGGCAGAGTGCAAGCAAGCCTAAATAAAGGCAATGCCGGACTGATAGGTGCAGCGTTGCTATAA
- a CDS encoding GNAT family N-acetyltransferase, translating into MLKPVTKESHKNIVDLWNICLPDFKLSDRLLEQNTWQSSYVLDEGSAIKEIDGKTVGVVIAKVWHETHGVSLNKEHGWIQMLLVHPDYRQQKIATELYQYAEQALHNNGIKKIQFGGDLGHLLCGVPLGQREGVAFAEKFGFKRVVDSVDFTKTITERLSLPEKNNVQFVLLEKEEQQQLIDFMSKSFPGRWTFEAHDYFAHGGTGRDYVVVKWEGKIVGFCRINDEHSAWKGPNYNWAEQFDRLGGIGPLGVNEDYRKYGLGRAVIEAAEYYLQQRGKETFFIDWTDLIAFYEKLGYTIWKDYGIFVKQVD; encoded by the coding sequence ATGCTAAAGCCAGTAACAAAGGAATCTCACAAGAACATAGTAGACTTATGGAATATTTGTTTGCCTGACTTTAAGTTGTCGGATCGCTTGCTTGAACAAAATACTTGGCAATCATCTTATGTTTTAGATGAAGGAAGTGCGATAAAGGAAATAGACGGGAAAACTGTCGGTGTTGTCATTGCAAAAGTTTGGCATGAAACACACGGCGTTTCTTTAAATAAGGAGCATGGCTGGATTCAAATGCTGCTCGTACACCCGGATTACCGTCAGCAAAAAATTGCGACAGAACTTTATCAATATGCAGAACAGGCCCTTCACAATAACGGAATAAAGAAAATCCAGTTTGGCGGAGATTTAGGCCACTTATTATGCGGAGTCCCACTTGGTCAGCGGGAAGGTGTTGCATTCGCCGAAAAGTTTGGCTTTAAGAGAGTTGTCGATAGTGTAGACTTTACGAAAACGATAACAGAGCGATTGTCATTGCCTGAAAAAAACAATGTTCAATTTGTTCTATTGGAAAAAGAGGAACAACAGCAACTCATTGATTTTATGAGCAAGTCTTTTCCCGGACGTTGGACTTTTGAAGCACATGACTATTTTGCTCACGGAGGTACAGGAAGAGATTATGTCGTTGTAAAATGGGAAGGTAAGATTGTTGGCTTCTGTCGTATAAATGACGAACATAGTGCCTGGAAGGGGCCGAACTATAATTGGGCAGAGCAGTTTGACCGATTAGGTGGCATTGGTCCACTAGGGGTAAATGAAGATTATAGAAAATATGGATTAGGACGTGCGGTTATTGAAGCAGCAGAATATTATTTGCAGCAACGTGGTAAAGAGACGTTCTTTATTGATTGGACAGATTTAATCGCCTTTTATGAAAAGCTTGGCTATACGATTTGGAAAGACTACGGAATTTTTGTGAAGCAGGTGGACTAA
- a CDS encoding transcriptional regulator, producing MNKALPYTSQSLVGIIVPEILQDTIKEALRGFPNIQPHYFLTQDFIMTDELQRFIYEYEMLVAADPYIFQQLKFYDSSLQLYQINSRALQLYELLLTHKIQNEQKQYCFDFLQQSTILSITHQLHHKIDYVFSEGETVDAILENHIKHAEQGYFPVTTIASVYESLSEHNIECRYLIPTKQELIVAFERVLLASKGRQNKESQIVYGLIQFELIAKQEQSKVEQILQQFTQQMDGHLIMLNPLQYSFITTRGQFERETLGYKHLPLLSRFKEELKINCTIGVGFGINANDSGRHAKQALYQANENGPNLCYIVREDNSVIGPIDTTVFINYEQYPLVITDLKLLERAEKAGMSASYISKLMGRIMKHQKFIYTAEELAQTLNITLRSANRILLKWLDAGLVDIIGEEKVAHRGRPKRIYYIQFLEDIKNQ from the coding sequence ATGAATAAGGCACTTCCGTATACCTCACAAAGTTTAGTAGGGATTATTGTTCCTGAAATTTTGCAGGATACAATTAAAGAAGCATTACGTGGATTCCCTAATATCCAACCACATTATTTTTTAACACAAGACTTTATAATGACGGACGAGCTACAGCGATTTATATATGAATACGAAATGCTTGTCGCAGCAGATCCTTATATTTTTCAGCAATTGAAATTCTATGATTCATCTTTGCAGCTTTATCAGATTAATAGTAGAGCGCTTCAGCTATATGAATTGCTATTAACCCATAAAATACAAAATGAACAGAAGCAGTATTGTTTTGACTTTTTACAACAAAGTACCATCTTGTCGATTACACATCAGTTACATCATAAAATCGACTATGTGTTTTCTGAAGGCGAAACGGTTGATGCCATATTGGAAAATCATATAAAACATGCTGAACAAGGCTATTTTCCGGTTACTACGATTGCCTCTGTCTATGAATCATTAAGTGAACATAATATCGAATGTCGTTATTTAATTCCGACAAAGCAAGAATTGATTGTTGCTTTTGAACGGGTATTATTGGCCTCTAAAGGGCGACAAAACAAAGAAAGTCAAATTGTATACGGTTTGATTCAATTTGAATTGATTGCTAAACAAGAACAGTCGAAAGTGGAACAAATACTTCAGCAGTTCACACAACAAATGGATGGTCATTTAATCATGCTGAATCCATTACAATATAGTTTTATTACGACCCGTGGACAATTTGAGCGCGAAACATTAGGGTACAAACATTTGCCGCTGCTTTCCCGCTTTAAAGAAGAGCTGAAAATTAATTGCACAATCGGTGTCGGCTTTGGAATCAATGCAAATGATTCCGGTCGTCATGCCAAACAGGCTCTCTATCAGGCAAATGAAAACGGACCAAACCTTTGTTATATCGTGCGTGAAGATAATAGTGTGATCGGTCCAATCGATACGACCGTTTTTATTAACTATGAACAGTACCCGTTAGTCATAACAGATTTAAAATTATTGGAGCGGGCGGAAAAAGCCGGTATGTCCGCTTCCTATATATCCAAATTAATGGGTCGCATTATGAAGCATCAAAAGTTTATTTATACGGCCGAAGAACTTGCTCAAACATTGAATATCACGTTACGAAGCGCAAATCGGATACTGCTAAAATGGCTGGATGCCGGACTAGTTGATATTATCGGCGAGGAAAAGGTAGCTCACCGAGGACGTCCTAAACGCATCTATTATATTCAGTTTTTAGAAGATATAAAGAATCAGTAA
- a CDS encoding dihydrodipicolinate synthase family protein, which yields MNEAVKKALFDGAFIPAHPLALNEDKSLDEVSQRALTKYYIEAGVGGLAVGVHTTQFEIRDPQFNLYERVLSIAIDEMKKANVPESFIKIGGVCGPVEQAKNEATILKSLGYDLALLSMGGLQHLSEAQLLERTREVAKIIPVVGFYLQPSVGGRVFTYKFWHELANIENVYAIKMAPFNRYQTLDVVRAVSNSDRRDEIALYTGNDDNIVIDLLTEYAFTINGETVKKKVVGGLLGHWSVWAKTAVQYFEEIKAARDKAQIDASWLTKAIEVTDANAAFFDPAHAFKGSIAGINEVLTRQGLLKGNWCLADHEVLSEGQADEITRVYKMYPHLNDDVFVKQNLAKWKSGEKSESFTST from the coding sequence ATGAATGAAGCTGTAAAAAAAGCATTGTTTGACGGTGCGTTTATTCCGGCGCATCCATTAGCGTTAAACGAAGACAAATCGTTGGATGAAGTAAGTCAGCGTGCCTTGACGAAATATTATATTGAAGCTGGTGTCGGGGGCTTGGCAGTTGGTGTTCATACGACACAATTTGAGATTCGTGATCCCCAATTCAACTTGTATGAGCGTGTTCTTTCAATTGCAATAGATGAAATGAAGAAAGCGAATGTTCCGGAATCCTTCATTAAAATAGGTGGTGTTTGCGGTCCGGTAGAGCAGGCGAAAAATGAAGCGACAATTTTAAAATCTCTTGGCTATGATTTAGCTTTACTAAGTATGGGAGGACTCCAACATTTATCAGAAGCGCAGTTATTGGAGCGAACGAGAGAAGTTGCCAAAATCATTCCTGTAGTTGGTTTCTATTTACAGCCATCAGTAGGCGGCCGTGTATTCACATACAAGTTTTGGCATGAACTTGCCAATATAGAAAATGTATATGCAATTAAAATGGCGCCTTTTAATCGCTATCAAACATTAGATGTCGTTCGGGCTGTAAGCAATAGCGACCGCCGGGATGAAATCGCTCTTTATACAGGAAATGACGATAATATTGTCATTGATCTATTAACTGAATATGCATTTACGATTAATGGTGAAACCGTTAAAAAGAAAGTGGTTGGCGGCTTGTTGGGGCATTGGTCAGTATGGGCAAAAACTGCCGTTCAATATTTTGAAGAGATTAAGGCAGCTAGAGATAAAGCACAAATTGATGCAAGCTGGTTAACAAAAGCCATCGAAGTGACAGATGCGAATGCGGCTTTCTTCGACCCGGCACATGCCTTTAAAGGGAGCATTGCAGGGATCAATGAAGTATTGACGAGACAAGGATTGTTAAAAGGAAACTGGTGTCTGGCAGACCACGAAGTATTAAGTGAAGGTCAAGCCGATGAAATAACTCGAGTTTATAAAATGTATCCGCATTTAAATGATGATGTATTTGTTAAACAAAATTTAGCAAAGTGGAAATCAGGTGAGAAGAGTGAAAGCTTTACAAGCACATGA
- a CDS encoding Gfo/Idh/MocA family protein, which translates to MNIGIMSFAHIHATSYAKAIQRIPGTKLTAIFDTDTTRGMHASKQYDVPFFTDMNVFLAEDIDVVLICSENVFHKEMVIAAANAKKHILCEKPIATNIDDAKEMIDVCKENGVQLSIAYPVRYSAPIRDLKAAIDAGELGEIVAIRSTNRGQNPGGWFVDEGLAGGGAVLDHTVHMVDIMRWYMNSEAKEITAFANNYFTELGTDDAGIMTIVFDNGVIASHDASWSRFPEFPTWGDVMIEVIGTKATRKVDVFNEKLNLYGKGNKSLTHLYSGNDTDFDLIVDFLNSIQHQKQPLISGYDGLKSLEIALAAYESNYKKQAVKL; encoded by the coding sequence ATGAACATTGGCATTATGAGCTTTGCACATATTCATGCTACTAGCTATGCAAAGGCAATTCAGCGTATCCCCGGTACGAAATTAACAGCTATTTTTGATACGGATACAACGAGAGGTATGCATGCGAGCAAGCAATATGATGTACCATTTTTTACAGATATGAATGTATTTTTAGCAGAGGATATCGATGTTGTGCTTATTTGCAGTGAAAATGTGTTTCATAAAGAAATGGTAATTGCGGCAGCGAACGCAAAAAAACATATTTTATGTGAAAAACCGATTGCTACAAATATTGATGATGCAAAAGAGATGATCGATGTATGTAAAGAAAACGGTGTGCAACTGTCAATCGCTTATCCGGTCCGCTACAGTGCACCTATCCGAGATTTGAAAGCAGCCATTGATGCAGGTGAACTTGGAGAAATCGTTGCAATCCGTTCTACTAACCGCGGGCAAAACCCGGGCGGATGGTTTGTCGATGAGGGGTTGGCAGGTGGTGGTGCGGTATTGGATCATACCGTCCATATGGTTGATATTATGCGCTGGTATATGAACAGCGAAGCAAAGGAAATTACAGCATTTGCGAATAACTATTTTACCGAGCTTGGTACGGATGATGCAGGGATCATGACAATTGTATTTGATAATGGTGTGATTGCTTCACACGATGCAAGCTGGTCACGGTTCCCGGAATTTCCGACATGGGGTGACGTGATGATTGAAGTAATCGGAACGAAAGCAACGCGAAAAGTCGATGTGTTCAACGAGAAGCTTAACCTGTATGGGAAAGGCAACAAATCGCTCACACATTTATATAGCGGAAATGATACCGATTTTGATTTAATTGTCGACTTTCTAAATTCAATTCAGCATCAAAAGCAACCGCTTATTTCCGGTTATGATGGATTGAAATCTTTAGAAATAGCGTTGGCAGCATATGAGTCAAATTACAAAAAGCAAGCAGTAAAACTATAG
- a CDS encoding FAD-dependent oxidoreductase, whose amino-acid sequence MWEPVFYYCKKEKRQQHYKQDVLIYGATPAGITAAITLKKKGHDVRIAECSRFVGGMTTSGLGATDLGAEQALGGLAKQFYDEIAHHYRIEKCVRFEPHVAERIFKTWLEEHEIDIQTEQFIESVLLEDRQIQQIVMTDSTTYEAKQFIDASYEGDLLAHAGVEYIVGREASTVYKEIYNGVQFGAQHHKFESFIDPYIEEGNPASGLLYGISDEVVKEQNGEGDHRIQAYNFRMCLTKEKKVPFPKPNGYERNNYALLLRYIKAGHWDAMKLHTPLMNGKTDLNNHGAFSTDFIGMNYAFPDGDYELREKMYQQHVTYVAGLLYFLANDEEVPLVIREEVGQWGLAADEFTDTGNWPRQLYIREARRMVGEYVMTEHNALKRVICEQPIAIASFHMDSHNCRRIVVNGRVMNEGDIQVPVKPFMIDLRSLLPKKEHCTNLIVPVCLSASHIAYGSIRMEPVFMMLGQVAGTVAAIALQEGKPVQDISYEQVKQQLIEQGQVVEWDENFFDDPLRRMEETFGGK is encoded by the coding sequence ATGTGGGAACCGGTTTTTTATTACTGTAAAAAAGAAAAGAGACAACAGCATTATAAGCAGGATGTATTAATATACGGTGCGACACCTGCAGGCATTACAGCAGCAATTACCCTTAAAAAGAAGGGACATGATGTTCGTATTGCTGAATGCAGCCGCTTTGTCGGCGGGATGACGACAAGTGGGTTAGGGGCAACGGACTTAGGTGCTGAACAGGCGCTTGGTGGTTTAGCGAAGCAATTTTATGACGAGATTGCGCACCACTATCGTATCGAAAAATGTGTACGTTTCGAGCCGCATGTAGCAGAACGTATATTTAAAACATGGTTAGAAGAACATGAGATTGATATCCAGACGGAGCAATTTATTGAATCGGTTCTTCTTGAAGACCGGCAAATTCAGCAAATCGTTATGACAGACAGTACAACCTATGAAGCAAAGCAATTTATTGATGCCAGCTATGAAGGTGATCTGCTGGCACATGCAGGGGTTGAATATATTGTAGGAAGAGAAGCAAGCACAGTTTATAAGGAAATTTATAATGGAGTTCAATTTGGTGCACAACATCACAAGTTTGAAAGTTTTATCGATCCGTATATAGAAGAAGGCAATCCGGCAAGCGGACTATTGTATGGAATTTCGGATGAGGTTGTGAAAGAGCAAAATGGTGAAGGTGATCATCGAATTCAAGCTTATAATTTCCGGATGTGTTTAACAAAGGAAAAAAAAGTGCCGTTCCCAAAACCGAATGGATATGAGCGTAATAATTATGCACTGCTGTTACGCTATATAAAGGCAGGGCATTGGGACGCGATGAAGTTACATACCCCATTGATGAATGGAAAAACCGATTTAAATAACCATGGGGCATTTTCTACGGATTTTATCGGAATGAATTATGCTTTCCCAGATGGGGATTATGAATTAAGAGAAAAAATGTATCAGCAGCATGTAACATATGTTGCAGGGCTACTGTACTTTTTAGCCAATGATGAAGAAGTGCCGCTTGTTATTCGTGAAGAAGTGGGACAATGGGGATTGGCGGCAGATGAGTTTACCGATACAGGCAATTGGCCGCGCCAGCTGTATATAAGAGAAGCAAGGCGAATGGTAGGCGAGTATGTTATGACAGAACACAATGCACTAAAACGAGTAATTTGCGAACAACCTATTGCAATCGCATCTTTTCATATGGATTCACATAATTGCCGTCGGATCGTCGTCAATGGGCGAGTAATGAATGAAGGTGATATCCAAGTACCGGTAAAACCATTTATGATCGATTTGCGTTCGCTTTTACCGAAGAAGGAGCATTGTACAAACTTAATTGTTCCTGTGTGCCTAAGTGCTTCTCATATTGCTTATGGTTCAATTCGGATGGAACCGGTATTTATGATGCTCGGGCAAGTGGCAGGTACTGTAGCGGCAATTGCACTGCAGGAAGGGAAACCAGTTCAGGACATTTCATATGAACAAGTAAAACAACAGTTAATAGAACAAGGGCAAGTTGTTGAATGGGATGAAAACTTTTTTGATGATCCGTTACGTCGAATGGAAGAAACATTTGGGGGGAAATAG
- a CDS encoding zinc-dependent alcohol dehydrogenase → MRRVKALQAHDGVVKIAEIDQPELFATGVLVETYYTAVSPGTERLLIEGSKQGVRQLGYSAVGKVKGIGQSVTTVQVGDIVACYGAPYVGHMEQLVVPEILVAKCSAEVLPKHAAFAAHGTIAIHAIRQGQLQFGESVVVIGLGVLGQMIAKICAAASYDVICYEPNEKRAEMLKGTPGIEIFSDLKEMEQHIVDYTKGHGVDAVLLCAGGKQSETTPRSLEWVRKQGRIVIVGDVEPQFNREQLFIKEAIITISRAGGPGRYDARYEREAIDYPYHYVRWTEGRNLAAYIRLLERKAIDVSDFVQLEIPFENSAGVYDILESSEALTAIIEYSGGN, encoded by the coding sequence GTGAGAAGAGTGAAAGCTTTACAAGCACATGATGGTGTCGTGAAAATAGCTGAAATCGATCAACCCGAGCTTTTTGCAACAGGGGTATTAGTAGAGACCTATTATACTGCTGTTTCACCAGGGACTGAACGGTTATTAATTGAAGGAAGCAAACAAGGGGTACGCCAGCTTGGTTATAGCGCTGTTGGGAAAGTGAAGGGAATTGGTCAAAGTGTTACAACCGTCCAAGTAGGTGATATCGTTGCTTGCTACGGTGCACCTTATGTTGGGCATATGGAGCAGCTTGTTGTACCGGAAATATTAGTAGCTAAATGTTCTGCAGAAGTTTTGCCAAAGCACGCGGCATTCGCAGCACACGGTACGATTGCCATTCACGCAATACGTCAAGGACAACTGCAGTTCGGTGAATCGGTTGTAGTTATCGGGTTAGGAGTACTTGGCCAAATGATTGCAAAGATTTGCGCAGCAGCAAGTTATGACGTCATCTGCTATGAACCTAATGAAAAAAGAGCAGAAATGCTGAAAGGTACACCGGGCATTGAAATTTTTTCGGATTTAAAAGAAATGGAACAGCATATTGTGGATTATACGAAAGGGCATGGTGTAGATGCTGTTCTATTATGTGCTGGTGGCAAACAATCTGAAACAACTCCCCGTAGCCTTGAGTGGGTTCGTAAGCAAGGCAGAATTGTTATTGTCGGTGATGTAGAACCACAATTTAATCGTGAACAATTGTTTATAAAGGAAGCGATCATTACGATTTCAAGAGCTGGCGGACCAGGCCGTTATGATGCTCGCTATGAAAGAGAAGCGATTGACTACCCGTATCATTATGTTCGCTGGACGGAAGGGCGCAACCTGGCAGCCTATATTCGTTTACTGGAACGAAAGGCGATCGATGTTTCTGACTTTGTGCAACTGGAAATTCCTTTTGAAAATTCAGCCGGTGTGTATGACATATTAGAGAGCAGTGAGGCATTGACCGCCATCATTGAATATTCGGGAGGGAATTAA
- a CDS encoding peptide ABC transporter substrate-binding protein, protein MKIVLEKDRKLLMHSPLYRFTNENSEEANTVTILQQPAADAYKPFSISDKQGWIYFDLWSYSFAIQLHEVLKAHDTVKGVLRLRRTTNNFSYIEEDILALSEWFGTVRNVSVRSNEIGENHYTIVLCEFGESIMAHLEYRTGHDRIELEWSSHLHIAEFDSLQMTSDTDNNRNLFKNIDAVHQYAVRWNDAYDERLAAVRLLLQRGELR, encoded by the coding sequence GTGAAAATCGTATTGGAAAAAGACCGGAAGCTACTTATGCACTCTCCGCTGTATCGTTTTACAAACGAGAACAGTGAAGAGGCTAATACCGTAACAATTTTGCAACAGCCTGCAGCAGATGCCTATAAGCCATTCTCGATTTCTGATAAACAAGGCTGGATTTACTTCGATTTATGGTCGTATTCATTTGCCATTCAATTACATGAAGTGTTGAAAGCACATGATACGGTAAAAGGCGTCCTTCGACTGCGAAGAACGACGAATAATTTCTCGTATATAGAAGAAGATATCCTTGCTTTATCGGAATGGTTTGGAACCGTTCGAAACGTATCGGTACGTTCGAATGAAATTGGAGAAAATCATTATACGATCGTTCTGTGTGAATTCGGAGAATCGATTATGGCCCATTTAGAATACCGGACGGGTCACGATCGGATTGAACTTGAATGGAGCAGCCATCTGCATATTGCAGAGTTTGATAGTTTACAAATGACGAGTGACACAGACAACAATCGAAACCTGTTCAAAAATATAGATGCAGTTCATCAGTATGCGGTTCGATGGAATGATGCTTATGATGAAAGACTGGCTGCTGTTAGACTGCTCCTGCAACGAGGTGAACTGCGATGA
- a CDS encoding Gfo/Idh/MocA family protein: MLKVGVIGGGSISEYHLKPYFEHPNVEIVAICDSDERRLKALGKKYCVENLYLKVSEFLANEEIDAISICTWNNSHAEIAIQALQKNKHVLLEKPLSLTLDEAYAVEAAVKESNKILQVGYVRRFATNVGVLKKFIDAGELGEIYYAKASCIRRLGNPGGWFSDIKKSGGGPLIDLGTHMIDLCWYLMGKPKPISVSGNTYKKLGNRAHVENLSFYKAADYDAEHNDVEDLANALIRFENGASLYVDVSFTLHAKQDEVSVKLYGENGGAEVEPELAIIKEQHETILNITPQIDLLSFDFAGSFINEINHFVDCCINNVQPISTVEDGVEVTKMLAAIYESAATNQEIKL, from the coding sequence ATGTTAAAGGTTGGTGTAATTGGAGGAGGATCTATTTCCGAGTATCATTTAAAACCTTATTTCGAACATCCCAATGTAGAGATTGTTGCGATTTGTGATAGTGATGAACGAAGACTGAAAGCTTTAGGCAAAAAATACTGTGTAGAGAACTTATATTTAAAAGTAAGTGAGTTCCTTGCGAACGAGGAAATTGATGCAATCAGTATCTGTACCTGGAATAACTCCCATGCAGAAATTGCAATTCAGGCACTCCAAAAGAACAAGCATGTTCTACTTGAAAAACCATTAAGTTTAACGCTTGATGAAGCTTATGCAGTTGAAGCTGCGGTAAAGGAATCGAATAAGATTTTACAAGTTGGATACGTACGCCGATTTGCAACAAATGTAGGGGTACTTAAAAAGTTTATTGATGCAGGTGAACTGGGCGAAATTTATTATGCGAAGGCTTCATGCATACGCCGATTAGGCAATCCGGGCGGCTGGTTCAGTGATATTAAAAAATCCGGTGGCGGGCCTTTAATTGATTTAGGAACGCATATGATCGACCTTTGCTGGTATTTAATGGGGAAACCAAAGCCGATTTCAGTTTCAGGTAATACGTACAAAAAGTTAGGAAATCGCGCCCATGTTGAAAACTTATCTTTCTATAAGGCGGCGGATTATGACGCTGAGCATAATGATGTTGAAGATCTTGCGAATGCGCTCATTCGTTTTGAAAATGGTGCTTCTCTCTATGTGGATGTAAGTTTTACACTACATGCAAAACAGGATGAAGTATCCGTAAAACTTTATGGTGAAAATGGCGGTGCCGAAGTAGAACCGGAACTGGCCATTATAAAAGAGCAGCATGAAACAATTTTAAATATTACACCACAAATCGATTTGTTAAGTTTCGATTTCGCAGGTTCATTCATCAACGAGATCAATCATTTTGTGGATTGCTGTATTAATAATGTGCAGCCTATTTCTACAGTGGAAGACGGGGTTGAAGTGACGAAAATGTTGGCGGCAATTTATGAATCGGCTGCAACAAATCAAGAAATAAAATTGTAG